A window from Drosophila subobscura isolate 14011-0131.10 chromosome O, UCBerk_Dsub_1.0, whole genome shotgun sequence encodes these proteins:
- the LOC117899647 gene encoding serine/threonine-protein kinase greatwall isoform X2 — MEHADASSLSSDPHIDYKTPKKTNSLIDSEQLLDKINILTTKPENHSNNAKLPTIKDFVIIKPISRGAFGKVFLGYKNNDSNRLFAIKVMRKSEMINKNMVSQVITERNALALSRSPFCVSLFYSLQSLSYVYLVMEYMVGGDLKSLLAMYGYFDEATARFYVAEMAMGLQYLHQHGIVHRDIKPDNMLLSSTGHVKLTDFGLSKIDMRRDLEMSDLINCSPNLNARTPGQLLSLTSHLSFGSEKKLAEYGSSLTANVGTTMGTGTSNLLQAINKHGQAMEMSDSEGDTSLTDAEKTSDSKISGVSPFYSAEVNESITHTCTALINPQDSSSSCSFHTCTSAELSKCSPPLDSGAAPEPVPSKRRVEFALDTVVCQRNRNKGQEDSGVSSRKGDDYSGCHLNQNSENSTASSIEKNTENLSHSKEDYSCSDYSRSYNMTNGNEMSGIHMNSPFRNLSKHFKRPDFLRGMKRKINLVNRSNNMSSMDADGSSSGNGSTNTGLTQEIEILNIGSSTPKKRKARSSPIRGVLKVRSLSDDEMPMQHLLGSEANVTNVVFSTPVSSQKLPRRDGGLLGKLKATRFALPLSIENKKRENAATEKLSGVQYHLKLADDPTMSPINHGAGVMPKTPKNMNINTPFRTPKSVRRGGRVSNERILGTPDYLAPELLLKHGHGPGVDWWALGVCFYEFMTGIPPFNDETPQKVFDNILNKNIEWPEGEEALSVDAMEAVELLLTMDPAERPAAKEVQQMRHFACIDWENIGNAEPPFVPTPDNPTDTGYFDARNNLQHLQLSNFAVED, encoded by the exons ATGGAACACGCTGATGCGTCTTCGCTGTCCTCCGACCCTCACATTGATTACAAAACTCCAAAGAAGACCAACTCGCTGATCGACAGCGAGCAGTTGCTGGATAAGATAAATATCCTAACCACCAAACCGGAGAATCACTCGAACAATGCCAAG CTGCCAACCATCAAAGATTTTGTCATCATCAAGCCGATCAGCCGGGGGGCGTTCGGGAAGGTGTTCCTGGGATACAAAAACAACGACTCGAACAGGCTGTTTGCCATCAAGGTGATGCGCAAGTCGGAGATGATCAACAAGAATATGGTGTCCCAGGTGATAACCGAGCGGAACGCATTGGCCCTCTCTCGGTCGCCGTTCTGCGTGAGTCTCTTCTATTCGCTGCAGTCGCTCTCCTATGTGTACCTAGTCATGGAGTATATGGTGGGCGGTGATCTCAAGTCGCTGCTGGCCATGTACGGCTACTTTGACGAGGCAACCGCTCGCTTCTATGTGGCCGAGATGGCCATGGGGCTGCAGTATCTGCACCAGCATGGCATCGTGCATCGCGACATCAAGCCGGACAACATGCTGCTCTCGTCCACGGGACATGTGAAGCTCACAGACTTTGGCCTAAGTAAAATCGACATGCGACGCGATCTGGAGATGTCCGATCTAATCAACTGTTCGCCAAACCTAAATGCCCGGACACCGGGCCAACTCCTGTCACTTACCTCGCACTTGTCCTTTGGCTCGGAGAAGAAACTGGCTGAATATGGTTCCTCACTGACTGCCAACGTCGGCACGACCATGGGCACAGGAACGTCCAATTTGCTGCAGGCCATCAACAAGCATGGCCAGGCCATGGAGATGTCCGACAGTGAGGGCGATACCTCGCTCACCGATGCCGAAAAGACGAGCGACAGCAAAATCTCTGGCGTCTCGCCGTTCTACTCGGCCGAGGTGAATGAATCGATCACCCATACGTGTACAGCTCTCATTAAT CCTCAGGACAGCAGCTCCTCGTGCTCCTTTCACACATGCACCTCGGCTGAGCTGAGCAAGTGCTCCCCACCGCTGGACTCCGGtgcagcgccagagccagtgcctaGCAAGCGGCGGGTGGAATTCGCGCTGGACACGGTTGTATGCCAG CGTAATCGCAATAAAGGGCAGGAGGATTCCGGTGTATCGAGTCGAAAAGGCGACGACTACTCCGGTTGCCATCTGAATCAGAACAGCGAGAACAGCACTGCCTCCTCGATTGAGAAGAACACAGAGAACCTGAGCCACTCGAAGGAGGATTATAGCTGCTCGGACTACTCGCGCAGCTACAACATGACAAATGGCAACGAGATGAGCGGCATCCACATGAATTCCCCCTTTCGCAATCTCTCGAAACACTTTAAGCGACCCGATTTCCTGCGCGGCATGAAGCGGAAGATCAATCTGGTGAATCGCTCCAACAATATGTCCAGCATGGATGCGGATGGCTCCAGTTCGGGGAATGGCAGCACCAACACTGGCCTCACCCAGGAGATCGAGATACTCAACATTGGCAGCAGTACGCCCAAGAAGCGCAAGGCTCGCTCCTCGCCCATTCGTGGTGTGCTCAAGGTGCGCTCACTATCTGACGACGAAATGCCCATGCAGCATTTGCTAGGCTCCGAGGCGAACGTGACCAATGTTGTCTTCTCCACGCCCGTGTCCTCGCAGAAGCTGCCACGCCGTGACGGCGGACTGCTCGGCAAGCTGAAGGCCACACGCTTCGCTCTGCCCCTGTCCATCGAGAACAAGAAGCGGGAGAATGCGGCGACTGAGAAATTGTCGGGTGTTCAGTATCACCTGAAGCTGGCCGACGATCCCACAATGTCACCCATAAACCACGGAGCTGGTGTCATGCCAAAGACCCCCAAGAACATGAACATCAATACGCCTTTCCGCACCCCGAAGTCGGTGAGGCGGGGAGGTCGCGTTTCCAATGAGCGTATACTGGGCACACCCGACTATCTGGCgccagagctgctgctgaagcatGGACACGGTCCCGGCGTCGACTGGTGGGCGTTGGGCGTGTGCTTCTACGAATTCATGACCGGCATTCCACCCTTCAACGACGAGACGCCCCAGAAAGTATTTGACAACATTCTTAACAAAA ACATTGAATGGCCCGAAGGCGAAGAGGCATTGTCCGTCGATGCCATGGAGGCTGTGGAGCTGCTGTTAACCATGGATCCCGCCGAGCGACCCGCGGCCAAAGAAGTGCAACAAATGCGGCACTTTGCGTGCATTGACTGGGAGAACATTGGCAATGCGGAGCCGCCGTTTGTGCCCACGCCCGACAATCCCACCGACACAGGCTACTTCGATGCGCGCAACAatctgcagcatctgcagctgtCCAATTTTGCTGTGGAAGACTAA
- the LOC117899647 gene encoding serine/threonine-protein kinase greatwall isoform X1: MEHADASSLSSDPHIDYKTPKKTNSLIDSEQLLDKINILTTKPENHSNNAKLPTIKDFVIIKPISRGAFGKVFLGYKNNDSNRLFAIKVMRKSEMINKNMVSQVITERNALALSRSPFCVSLFYSLQSLSYVYLVMEYMVGGDLKSLLAMYGYFDEATARFYVAEMAMGLQYLHQHGIVHRDIKPDNMLLSSTGHVKLTDFGLSKIDMRRDLEMSDLINCSPNLNARTPGQLLSLTSHLSFGSEKKLAEYGSSLTANVGTTMGTGTSNLLQAINKHGQAMEMSDSEGDTSLTDAEKTSDSKISGVSPFYSAEVNESITHTCTALINPQDSSSSCSFHTCTSAELSKCSPPLDSGAAPEPVPSKRRVEFALDTVVCQGCKMAEQDNNNGDSSSNGNGKAKLESANEASFEFSMVRRRSLDERNRNKGQEDSGVSSRKGDDYSGCHLNQNSENSTASSIEKNTENLSHSKEDYSCSDYSRSYNMTNGNEMSGIHMNSPFRNLSKHFKRPDFLRGMKRKINLVNRSNNMSSMDADGSSSGNGSTNTGLTQEIEILNIGSSTPKKRKARSSPIRGVLKVRSLSDDEMPMQHLLGSEANVTNVVFSTPVSSQKLPRRDGGLLGKLKATRFALPLSIENKKRENAATEKLSGVQYHLKLADDPTMSPINHGAGVMPKTPKNMNINTPFRTPKSVRRGGRVSNERILGTPDYLAPELLLKHGHGPGVDWWALGVCFYEFMTGIPPFNDETPQKVFDNILNKNIEWPEGEEALSVDAMEAVELLLTMDPAERPAAKEVQQMRHFACIDWENIGNAEPPFVPTPDNPTDTGYFDARNNLQHLQLSNFAVED; this comes from the exons ATGGAACACGCTGATGCGTCTTCGCTGTCCTCCGACCCTCACATTGATTACAAAACTCCAAAGAAGACCAACTCGCTGATCGACAGCGAGCAGTTGCTGGATAAGATAAATATCCTAACCACCAAACCGGAGAATCACTCGAACAATGCCAAG CTGCCAACCATCAAAGATTTTGTCATCATCAAGCCGATCAGCCGGGGGGCGTTCGGGAAGGTGTTCCTGGGATACAAAAACAACGACTCGAACAGGCTGTTTGCCATCAAGGTGATGCGCAAGTCGGAGATGATCAACAAGAATATGGTGTCCCAGGTGATAACCGAGCGGAACGCATTGGCCCTCTCTCGGTCGCCGTTCTGCGTGAGTCTCTTCTATTCGCTGCAGTCGCTCTCCTATGTGTACCTAGTCATGGAGTATATGGTGGGCGGTGATCTCAAGTCGCTGCTGGCCATGTACGGCTACTTTGACGAGGCAACCGCTCGCTTCTATGTGGCCGAGATGGCCATGGGGCTGCAGTATCTGCACCAGCATGGCATCGTGCATCGCGACATCAAGCCGGACAACATGCTGCTCTCGTCCACGGGACATGTGAAGCTCACAGACTTTGGCCTAAGTAAAATCGACATGCGACGCGATCTGGAGATGTCCGATCTAATCAACTGTTCGCCAAACCTAAATGCCCGGACACCGGGCCAACTCCTGTCACTTACCTCGCACTTGTCCTTTGGCTCGGAGAAGAAACTGGCTGAATATGGTTCCTCACTGACTGCCAACGTCGGCACGACCATGGGCACAGGAACGTCCAATTTGCTGCAGGCCATCAACAAGCATGGCCAGGCCATGGAGATGTCCGACAGTGAGGGCGATACCTCGCTCACCGATGCCGAAAAGACGAGCGACAGCAAAATCTCTGGCGTCTCGCCGTTCTACTCGGCCGAGGTGAATGAATCGATCACCCATACGTGTACAGCTCTCATTAAT CCTCAGGACAGCAGCTCCTCGTGCTCCTTTCACACATGCACCTCGGCTGAGCTGAGCAAGTGCTCCCCACCGCTGGACTCCGGtgcagcgccagagccagtgcctaGCAAGCGGCGGGTGGAATTCGCGCTGGACACGGTTGTATGCCAG GGCTGCAAAATGGCCGAACAGGACAACAATAATGGGGACAGCAgtagcaatggcaatggcaaggCCAAGTTGGAGAGCGCAAACGAGGCATCGTTTGAGTTTTCCATGGTGCGCAGGCGATCGCTCGACGAG CGTAATCGCAATAAAGGGCAGGAGGATTCCGGTGTATCGAGTCGAAAAGGCGACGACTACTCCGGTTGCCATCTGAATCAGAACAGCGAGAACAGCACTGCCTCCTCGATTGAGAAGAACACAGAGAACCTGAGCCACTCGAAGGAGGATTATAGCTGCTCGGACTACTCGCGCAGCTACAACATGACAAATGGCAACGAGATGAGCGGCATCCACATGAATTCCCCCTTTCGCAATCTCTCGAAACACTTTAAGCGACCCGATTTCCTGCGCGGCATGAAGCGGAAGATCAATCTGGTGAATCGCTCCAACAATATGTCCAGCATGGATGCGGATGGCTCCAGTTCGGGGAATGGCAGCACCAACACTGGCCTCACCCAGGAGATCGAGATACTCAACATTGGCAGCAGTACGCCCAAGAAGCGCAAGGCTCGCTCCTCGCCCATTCGTGGTGTGCTCAAGGTGCGCTCACTATCTGACGACGAAATGCCCATGCAGCATTTGCTAGGCTCCGAGGCGAACGTGACCAATGTTGTCTTCTCCACGCCCGTGTCCTCGCAGAAGCTGCCACGCCGTGACGGCGGACTGCTCGGCAAGCTGAAGGCCACACGCTTCGCTCTGCCCCTGTCCATCGAGAACAAGAAGCGGGAGAATGCGGCGACTGAGAAATTGTCGGGTGTTCAGTATCACCTGAAGCTGGCCGACGATCCCACAATGTCACCCATAAACCACGGAGCTGGTGTCATGCCAAAGACCCCCAAGAACATGAACATCAATACGCCTTTCCGCACCCCGAAGTCGGTGAGGCGGGGAGGTCGCGTTTCCAATGAGCGTATACTGGGCACACCCGACTATCTGGCgccagagctgctgctgaagcatGGACACGGTCCCGGCGTCGACTGGTGGGCGTTGGGCGTGTGCTTCTACGAATTCATGACCGGCATTCCACCCTTCAACGACGAGACGCCCCAGAAAGTATTTGACAACATTCTTAACAAAA ACATTGAATGGCCCGAAGGCGAAGAGGCATTGTCCGTCGATGCCATGGAGGCTGTGGAGCTGCTGTTAACCATGGATCCCGCCGAGCGACCCGCGGCCAAAGAAGTGCAACAAATGCGGCACTTTGCGTGCATTGACTGGGAGAACATTGGCAATGCGGAGCCGCCGTTTGTGCCCACGCCCGACAATCCCACCGACACAGGCTACTTCGATGCGCGCAACAatctgcagcatctgcagctgtCCAATTTTGCTGTGGAAGACTAA
- the LOC117897310 gene encoding LOW QUALITY PROTEIN: nascent polypeptide-associated complex subunit alpha, muscle-specific form (The sequence of the model RefSeq protein was modified relative to this genomic sequence to represent the inferred CDS: deleted 2 bases in 1 codon) yields the protein MLSKMAQPNNVSGGGGTGGGVSASGSGRRLPLTLGAGTAVSRSQQGGGSPQNGGKKAESFGAGPFVSLKKTSGQRSGSTSSSSSGSTPKEDEKKSTNGVGKSANGKDKTPQNGNSAKEQKPKEKVEKLAEKRDNKDAQENTNVNSEKEAKGRSRYCTNCKKEKTVEIDLTVAEPNNDVVVVQESPVKVPTTPTGERKSLRKAAAASQQKSPSNKQSSSPATKKQTETAVAAPEPVVETPGTPQEDVEMEPLTMDASPIRSVTSAVGHLNAQPAATSTPGRRLFGFGGSTKPPSNEVNLVAQPSSPAPVRTFAQISGRRSIRNTTSLTPSKVGTYRCTNNDLDTSNCTNYSMNATVGSEIPNSSSFSFSFFGRGRKRERTPPQQLLGSQSTTDLPLEMETSPPKRARFDLFSLNLASPFSLLRSRFSKTVNISSPQRLRLDQSSTEGDENGKVQDVQCIAVEMDQQQLNISSGSAEEQDKKEVTVGQEAGLETPKKAGSPDKEIHEKEINNGTAEADGENISSVAEAAVEVSVGENRSRCSIM from the exons ATGCTAAGCAAAATGGCTCAACCCAACAATGTCAGTGGTGGAGGTGGAACGGGAGGAGGAGTATCCGCCAGTGGCTCGGGACGTCGCTTGCCGCTCACGCTTGGCGCTGGAACTGCTGTAAGCCGGTCCCAACAGGGCGGTGGCAGCCCCCAGAACGGTGGCAAGAAGGCAGAATCATTTGGCGCTGGCCCATTTGTATCGCTCAAAAAAACCAGCGGACAGAGATCCGGATCAACGAGCTCTTCCTCGAGTGGCTCCACCCCCAAGGAGGACGAGAAGAAGAGCACTAATGGCGTCGGCAAGTCCGCCAACGGGAAAGATAAGACACCGCAGAACGGCAACTCCGCCAAGGAACAGAAGCCCAAGGAAAAGGTCGAAAAACTAGCTGAGAAGAGGGACAACAAGGATGCCCAAGAAAACACCAACGTCAACAGCGAAAAGGAAGCCAAA GGCCGTAGCAGATACTGCACCAATtgtaaaaaagaaaagactgTAGAGATTGATCTAACCGTCGCTGAACCTAATAATGATGTGGTTGTGGTACAAGAGAGTCCAGTGAAAGTGCCCACCACCCCCACTGGCGAGCGGAAATCGTTGCGCaaagcggcggcggccagcCAGCAAAAATCTCCAAGCAACAAGCAGAGCTCCTCGCCGGCTACAAAGAAACAGACAGAAACGGCAGTGGCTGCTCCAGAGCCAGTGGTGGAGACTCCCGGTACACCACAGGAGGATGTTGAAATGGAGCCACTGACCATGGATGCCTCACCCATACGCAGTGTGACGAGTGCTGTTGGCCATCTCAATGCCCAGCCGGCTGCCACATCGACACCAGGACGCCGCCTGTTTGGTTTCGGGGGAAGCACCAAGCCGCCGAGCAATGAAGTCAACCTGGTTGCTCAGCCATCCAGCCCGGCCCCGGTCCGCACTTTTGCACAGATCAGTGGTCGGCGCAGCATACGCAACACAACCTCGCTGACACCGTCAAAAGTGGGCACCTACAGATGCACCAACAATGATCTGGATACATCTAACTGCACAAATTACAGCATGAATGCTACAGTTGGCTCAGAGATACCCAACAGTTCGTCATTCTCCTTCTCGTTCTTTGGGCGCGGACGCAAGCGCGAGCGTACACCGCCCCAACAACTGCTGGGATCACAGTCGACCACTGACTTGCcgctggaaatggaaacttcGCCACCAAAGCGCGCCCGCTTTGATCTCTTCAGCCTGAACTTGGCATCTCCTTTCTCTTTGCTACGCTCGCGCTTCTCGAAGACCGTCAACATCAGCTCGCCCCAGCGATTGCGTCTGGATCAATCCTCAACCGAAGGAGACGAAAATGGCAAAGTCCAGGACGTTCAGTGCATTGCTGTCGAAATGGATCAACAGCAGCTCAACATATCTTCGGGCAGTGCTGAGGAGCAGGACAAAAAGGAGGTGACTGTCGGCCAAGAGGCGGGCCTGGAGACGCCTAAGAAGGCCGGAAGTCCAGACAAAGAAATCCACGAGAAAGAAATCAACAATGGCACCGCCGAAGCTGATGGCGAGAATATTTCTTCGGTTGCAGAGGCTGCCGTGGAAGTATCTGTGGGCGAAAACCGTTCGCGCTGCTCAATAATGTAA